ACTATATTATACCAAAAATTGACAGAAATAGTCCAACATATAAAAAAGCATAGACGCTATAAAATTCTAGTATTCCTAACTATACTCGGTACTATATTACTTATCGCTAGGGTAATTTACAGCGAAACTATTTTTTTTACTTTTCTCCTTTGGAATCTATTTTTAGCCTTTTTACCCGTAGTTTTTTCTAAAGCCTTACGGTACAACCAAAAAATAAGTACGTCTAAATTTCTTAGCATACTTTTCGTTATTCTTTGGCTTTTATTCATCCCAAATAGTCCTTACATTATAACCGATCTAAAACATGTAGACAATGATTATGGCATCCAACTGTTTGATTTTCTGCTCATATTAATTTTTGCCATAAACGGCTTACTTATGGGAGTTATTTCTTTACTAGATATATTTCATCTGTTAACTCATAAGTACAGTACCAAAATTACCCATCTTGTTATACTTAGCATTTGTCTACTTGGTGGATTCGGAATATTCCTAGGCAGATTTTTACGCTTCAATTCTTGGGATATTATTTCTAAACCCGATATTCTATTCTACAGTATCTTCCATACCCTATTCATG
This genomic stretch from Cellulophaga algicola DSM 14237 harbors:
- a CDS encoding DUF1361 domain-containing protein, whose amino-acid sequence is MTEIVQHIKKHRRYKILVFLTILGTILLIARVIYSETIFFTFLLWNLFLAFLPVVFSKALRYNQKISTSKFLSILFVILWLLFIPNSPYIITDLKHVDNDYGIQLFDFLLILIFAINGLLMGVISLLDIFHLLTHKYSTKITHLVILSICLLGGFGIFLGRFLRFNSWDIISKPDILFYSIFHTLFMKETWMWTLIFGGFMWVSFVAIKPLLKRKTL